One genomic region from Tigriopus californicus strain San Diego chromosome 4, Tcal_SD_v2.1, whole genome shotgun sequence encodes:
- the LOC131879686 gene encoding peptidyl-glycine alpha-amidating monooxygenase B-like gives MRLWACLMGLWAGLSPIRAHSVHTRGEPPAQAGMGSSFTVNMPGVKPQGQDSYLCTAFKVSDLPVESHPFYITRFEPSQARGERAHHMLFYGCNKPFGYKPGETWDCRHHTVCQEGSSVMYAWAKNAPPTTLPADVSFAMVDTPYFVLQVHYVNSLEEADNTGLQLYYQTQATKYSAGIYLLLRSNLHIPPNVAKTHGDINCQVASSKPIHLFAYRTHAHKLSTVISGYIYSADSDSYTPIAKGNPQWPQAFYPMDQIHTVKSGEFLVAQCTYDTIGFNQSTRIGATAGDEMCNLYLMYYKEDSHAEYKSCFDVQSTKVAENIPKDSDVPLPPNPLLEEHAKHSHLDEDSITTHRSRGKGDLDNPLEEPSSAQEKGGRRKGDLEAPVVDETLTNVKSVEIHMVGAVPTINDDYMCQAFEIKNVLENKCRIYITQFDANANAQRAHHMILQKCRRPLKREGEIWNCLHHSMCDDQSKIMYAWAKDAPPTALPPDVGFSLDADDGFLVLQVHYKHPLDEKDFTGLTMHYTEDRPSNIAGIYLLYRSYLRIPPQVPVVHGNINCRIPTPMTLFAFRTHTHKLGKVVTGYKFKDGEMKEFARGDPQKPQTFYPMKQFETIESGDYLVARCVFNSMSMNDTVRIGATAQDEMCNLYLMYYSPDENNNFHLCGDEQIRHISTLIPEDTQNQIQGELPISYSNEDNSNYLDVNSSAFVPSKIKKKGGSSDHLRFRRHASYSNNHMQPGQIYPQQPIPVQYSYPSQSQYPLPYPMQQVPQNNPPALAPPSSPIQYGFPVMGPNTNNFGLGQYNGGVGGDGFYSQFLPQAGQPDPNLQQQQPQQQFGPRPVNPQDQTKEPNSVTRPSTEATTRKPRPIASIHGVNEGNRKGKQMEKGLYPVPNWPPKITMDKIGQVSGVSLDIYGNPVVFHRGDRIWNFNTFKSNNVYSGDKDKPIKDDTILTLDGAGNIINSWGSNLFFLPHMLTVDKQNNIWVTDVAMHQVFKFQPYGGPTKKPVIVLGDPFVPGRDDRHYCKPTAVAVSDDGKTFYVADGYCNSRIIKYSLRVDKDGYHNVSIVTQWGQANGAGLSITRSPYAFNIPHGLALASDKNLICVADRENGRIQCFNADSGNFVRSLQPPEMGSTVYSVDYAPVGGGRIYAVCGPEPFGVLTGKVTQGYVIDINSGNVLSTFNGDGKGFQKPHDLAVTPNGSIVYEVELQPFKVWKLTDGKTVIPGNALPTYPAVPGSPFQTDGLNPASKLAKESLEKIGNMIPTSGIGATVALASVVLTCLISLCLACRRCRKRGKGTMTAGAKKKGDGKLDLGDLLGRSKEGFQPLKQDDDDEAANLSSDSDDLEEFSVPALRAYELRYRPQIRRHERRETLFLT, from the exons ATGCGGCTGTGGGCGTGTTTGATGGGGCTATGGGCCGGATTGAGCCCAATTCGAGCCCATAGTGTGCATACCCGGGGTGAACCGCCCGCTCAGGCGGGGATGGGGTCGTCTTTTACCGTGAATATGCCCGGAGTGAAGCCACAGGGACAGGATTCATATTTGTGTACGGCGTTTAAGGTGTCGGATTTGCCGGTGGAAAGCCATCCGTTCTATATCACCCGCTTTGAGCCGTCGCAAGCCCGGGGCGAGCGGGCTCATCACATGCTTTTTTACGGCTGTAATAAGCCGTTTGGATATAAACCCGGCGAAACTTGGGATTGTCGACATCATACGGTGTGTCAGGAAGGGTCGAGCGTTATGTACGCTTGGGCCAAGAATGCCCCGCCTACCACCTTACCCGCTGATGTCAGTTTTGCTATGGTGGACACACCGTACTTTGTGCTGCAAGTCCATTATGTGAACTCTTTGGAGGAAGCGGATAACACGGGCCTTCAGTTGTATTATCAGACGCAAGC CACCAAATATTCAGCCGGCATTTACCTCCTACTCCGGTCAAACCTACACATTCCTCCCAATGTGGCCAAAACTCACGGGGATATCAATTGTCAAGTGGCCTCATCCAAGCCCATTCATTTGTTCGCCTATCGAACTCACGCTCACAAATTGTCTACTGTCATATCGGGCTATATCTACTCGGCGGATTCGGATTCCTACACACCCATCGCCAAAGGCAATCCCCAATGGCCTCAAGCTTTCTATCCCATGGACCAGATTCACACCGTCAAGTCGGGGGAATTCCTAGTGGCGCAGTGCACCTACGACACCATCGGATTCAATCAAAGCACTCGCATTGGTGCCACGGCGGGTGATGAGATGTGCAACCTTTATCTGATGTATTATAAGGAGGACTCTCATGCTGAATATAAGAGTTGCTTCGACGTTCAGTCCACCAAGGTAGCCGAAAACATTCCAAAGGACTCCGATGTTCCTCTGCCTCCAAATCCACTCTTGGAAGAACACGCCAAGCATAGCCATTTAGATGAAGACAGCATCACAACTCATCGTTCCCGAGGTAAAGGAGATTTGGACAACCCTTTGGAAGAGCCGAGTTCGGCCCAAGAAAAAGGTGGACGACGAAAAGGCGATTTGGAAGCTCCCGTCGTAGACGAGACTCTGACCAATGTCAAATCAGTGGAGATTCATATGGTCGGTGCCGTTCCGACGATAAATGATGACTACATGTGTCAAGCCTTCGAAATCAAGaatgttcttgaaaataaGTGTCGAATCTATATTACCCAGTTTGATGCCAACGCCAATGCCCAAAGAGCGCACCACATGATTCTTCAGAAATGCCGGCGACCCCTGAAACGCGAGGGAGAAATCTG GAATTGTTTGCATCACTCCATGTGTGATGACCAGTCCAAGATCATGTATGCTTGGGCCAAGGATGCTCCGCCGACTGCGCTTCCACCAGATGTAGGATTTTCCTTGGATGCGGACGATGGGTTCTTGGTTCTCCAAGTCCATTACAAGCACCCTTTGGATGAAAAAGATTTCACGGGATTGACCATGCATTACACAGAGGACAG GCCATCAAACATCGCTGGGATTTATCTGTTGTACCGGTCCTACTTGCGGATTCCACCTCAAGTACCCGTTGTTCATGGAAATATTAATTGTCGAATTCCGACCCCAATGACTCTATTTGCTTTCCGTACTCACACCCATAAGTTGGGTAAAGTTGTCACTGGATACAAATTCAAGGATGGCGAGATGAAGGAGTTTGCCCGTGGAGATCCCCAGAAGCCTCAAACATTTTACCCCATGAAACAATTCGAAACAATCGAGTCTGGAGATTATTTAGTCGCTCGATGTGTATTTAACAGTATGTCGATGAATGACACCGTTCGAATTG GCGCTACTGCACAGGATGAAATGTGCAACTTATACCTTATGTATTATAGCCCAGATGAAAACAATAACTTTCACTTGTGCGGAGACGAACAAATACGTCACATCAGCACGCTTATTCCTGAAGacactcaaaatcaaattcaaggagaATTGCCCATATCTTATTCCAACGAAGACAATTCCAACTATTTGGATGTAAACTCATCTGCATTCGTTCcgagtaaaatcaaaaagaaaggtgGGTCCTCCGATCATCTTCGCTTCCGAAGACACGCTTCGTACTCTAACAACCACATGCAACCTGGACAGATCTATCCGCAACAGCCGATTCCTGTTCAATACTCTTACCCTTCTCAATCCCAATATCCCCTTCCCTATCCAATGCAGCAAGTTCCTCAAAATAATCCCCCTGCACTTGCTCCTCCCTCAAGTCCCATTCAATATGGCTTCCCCGTAATGGGTCCTAATACTAACAACTTTGGTCTGGGTCAATACAATGGAGGTGTGGGTGGTGACGGGTTCTATTCGCAATTTCTGCCTCAAGCGGGCCAACCAGATCCGAAtctgcaacaacaacaaccacaacaacagttTGGTCCTCGGCCTGTGAATCCCCAAGATCAAACCAAAGAGCCTAATTCGGTGACAAGGCCGTCAACCGAGGCCACGACTCGAAAACCTCGTCCAATCGCTAGCATTCATGGTGTTAATGAAG GAAACCGGAAGGGAAAGCAAATGGAGAAAGGCCTCTATCCAGTGCCAAATTGGCCGCCAAAGATAACCATGGACAAGATCGGACAAGTTTCTGGCGTGTCTCTGGATATTTATGGCAACCCCGTGGTATTTCATCGTGGAGATCGAATCTGGAATTTCAATACCTTCAAGTC AAATAACGTCTATAGTGGGGATAAAGATAAACCGATCAAAGATGACACCATTCTAACTCTGGATGGCGCGGGCAACATCATCAATTCATGGGGATCCAACTTGTTCTTCCTCCCACATATGTTAACTGTTgataaacaaaacaatatttgggtTACGGATGTAGCCATGCATCAAGTCTTCAAGTTCCAGCCCTATGGAGGACCCACCAAGAAACCCGTCATTGTTCTGGGCGATCCC TTCGTTCCTGGTCGAGATGATCGACATTACTGCAAACCCACCGCTGTAGCTGTTTCTGACGATGGCAAGACGTTTTACGTGGCTGATGGTTATTGTAACTCTCGGATTATTAAGTACAGTCTACGGGTGGATAAGGATGGCTATCACAATGTGTCTATTGTAACTCAATGGGGACAAGCCAACGGAGCGGGTTTGAGTATCACTCGTAGTCCTTACGCCTTCAACATTCCTCATGGTTTGGCTTTAGCCTCGGACAAGAACTTGATTTGTGTGGCAGATCGAGAAAACGGCCGAATCCAATGTTTTAACGCCGATTCCGGAAACTTTGTTCGTTCCCTTCAACCTCCTGAAATGGGTAGCACTGTCTATAGTGTGGACTACGCCCCTGTTGGAG GAGGAAGAATCTACGCTGTGTGTGGACCTGAACCTTTTGGAGTCCTAACCGGCAAAGTTACCCAAGGTTATGTCATTGACATCAATTCTGGCAACGTTCTCTCTACCTTCAATGGGGATGGAAAAGGCTTCCAAAAGCCGCATGACTTGGCCGTCACTCCCAATGGTTCCATTGTGTACGAGGTCGAATTACAGCCATTCAAAGTGTGGAAACTGACCGATG gaaAAACTGTCATTCCTGGTAACGCACTCCCAACCTATCCTGCCGTCCCTGGATCCCCCTTCCAAACTGACGGGCTCAATCCTGCCTCTAAACTTGCCAAAGAAAGCCTCGAGAAGATCGGGAACATGATTCCAACCTCGGGTATTGGTGCCACTGTGGCCTTAGCCTCTGTGGTTCTCACATGCTTGATCTCGCTTTGTTTAGCCTGTCGAAGGTGTCGGAAACGAGGAAAGG GAACCATGACTGCAGGAGCCAAAAAGAAAGGGGACGGAAAATTGGATTTGGGAGACTTGCTGGGTCGATCCAAAGAGGGATTCCAGCCTCTGAAgcaagacgacgacgacgaagcaGCCAACTTGTCTAGTGATTCCGATGATTTGGAAGAATTCTCAGTGCCCGCTCTTCGAGCTTATGAACTACGTTATCGGCCTCAAATCAGAAGACATGAGAGACGCGAAACTCTGTTTTTGACTTAA